One region of Phragmites australis chromosome 18, lpPhrAust1.1, whole genome shotgun sequence genomic DNA includes:
- the LOC133898533 gene encoding uncharacterized protein LOC133898533 — protein sequence MKRNNDIASLFQKHEAKTKKIANEVQTQHQESSPDPIVAQVQTQQQESPPVPVMAQGQTQEQEPPPVYDVNRLQLDPGLRVSIASYHINDQDAVRKGYILKGLCQPYAHEYKIRKIYGKDLRFSLIWFHKYPWLEYSIEKDAAFCMVCFLFGKGSGKFVKDGWRNWNKSDVLDKHVGGIGSAHNMAQEKYNLFVQGKPIGNVLVKVSQENLSLYKARLTYSLRCLRFLLHQGLACCGHDESEESSNRGNFLELLKWLAENNEEVNKLVLKNAPKNCILTSPPIQKQIVQCCAEKTTRHIIEELGDDHYAILADECSDVSHKEQLALYLRYVDKYGRVCERFLGIIHVAGTTSLSLKVAIQSLLIGHHLTLTQIRGQGYDGASNMKGEINGLKTLIMKESPSAYYIHCFAHQLQLVLVAVAKGNDGCVWFFAQLSRLLNIVGVSCKRHDMLRNVRVQKLKTTLELGEIESGSGLNQEMGLARHGDTLWGSHYKTILHIIDMYSTIREVLIILGKDPTQRGDWPNIHAMVDVFESFEFVFNAHLMLVILGYTNELCQSLQKRDQDIVNAISLVSLAKERKQHMRSHGWEEFFKGKVTSFYVKYSIIIPSLDGNYVPHGRSSRFYPEQTIDDHYRREVYLGVIDKIRQELDNRFDEVNMELLLCMSALNLFNSFASYDAHKILRLAKFYPKDISSMDLIRLEIQLDNFIHDMRRDDRFKCLNNLGELSIRLVETNKHTLYDLVYLLLKLVLILPVATASVERVFSALSLVKNKLRNSMGDELLNDCLVTFIERDVFCKISEDDIIESFMVMRKRRVEF from the coding sequence ATGAAGAGGAACAATGATATTGCGTCACTTTTTCAGAAACATGAAGCAAAGACAAAAAAGATTGCGAATGAAGTGCAAACTCAACACCAAGAATCATCTCCCGATCCGATTGTGGCTCAAGTGCAAACTCAACAGCAAGAATCACCTCCGGTTCCGGTTATGGCTCAAGggcaaactcaagaacaagaaccacctcCTGTTTACGATGTTAATCGTCTCCAACTTGATCCAGGATTAAGGGTGTCTATTGCAAGCTATCATATCAATGATCAAGATGCAGTTCGAAAAGGATATATTCTAAAAGGTCTATGTCAACCTTATGCTCATGAGtacaaaattagaaaaatatacGGTAAAGATCTCCGCTTCAGTCTTATTTGGTTTCATAAATACCCTTGGCTTGAATATAGTATTGAGAAGGATGCAGCATTTTGCAtggtttgtttcttgtttgGCAAGGGAAGTGGTAAATTTGTTAAGGATGGTTGGAGAAATTGGAACAAAAGTGACGTACTAGACAAACATGTAGGGGGTATAGGTAGTGCTCACAATATGGCTCAAGAGAAATACAACTTATTTGTGCAAGGTAAACCAATTGGTAATGTTCTTGTGAAGGTGTCACAAGAGAATCTATCTCTTTACAAGGCTAGGTTGACTTATTCACTTAGATGTTTGAGGTTTCTTTTGCATCAAGGATTGGCATGCTGTGGACATGATGAAAGTGAAGAATCTAGCAATCGAGGAAACTttcttgaacttttgaaatggCTTGCAGAAAATAATGAAGAAGTTAATAAGTTGgttctgaaaaatgctccaaAAAATTGCATTTTGACTTCCCCTCCCATACAAAAGCAAATTGTTCAGTGTTGTGCCGAGAAAACTACTAGACACATAATTGAAGAACTTGGTGATGATCATTATGCAATTTTAGCTGATGAGTGTAGTGATGTATCACATAAAGAACAACTAGCTCTTTACTTGCGTTATGTTGATAAATATGGAAGGGTATGTGAAAGATTTCTTGGAATAATTCATGTAGCTGGTACCACTTCTTTGTCACTTAAGGTAGCAATTCAATCTTTACTTATTGGTCACCACTTGACTCTTACTCAAATTCGTGGACAAGGATATGATGGGGCTAGTAATATGAAAGGAGAGATTAATGGGCTGAAAACATTGATCATGAAAGAGTCTCCTTCTGCTTATTACATCCATTGTTTTGCACATCAACTCCAGTTGGTTCTTGTTGCTGTTGCCAAGGGAAATGATGGTTGTGTATGGTTTTTTGCTCAACTTTCTCGCTTGTTGAATATTGTTGGAGTTTCTTGTAAGCGTCATGATATGCTTCGAAATGTTAGAGTTCAAAAACTAAAGACAACACTTGAATTGGGTGAAATAGAAAGTGGAagtggattaaatcaagagatGGGCTTAGCTAGACACGGAGACACTCTGTGGGGCTCTCATTACAAAACTATTTTGCACATCATTGATATGTATTCCACAATCCGAGAAGTACTTATAATTCTTGGAAAAGATCCCACACAAAGGGGTGATTGGCCGAACATACATGCTATGGTTGATGTCTTtgagtcatttgagtttgttttcaATGCTCACTTGATGCTGGTCATTCTTGGATATACAAACGAGTTGTGTCAGTCTttacaaaagagagatcaagaTATTGTTAATGCAATATCACTTGTGAGTTTGGCAAAGGAAAGAAAGCAACATATGAGATCTCATGGGTGGGAAGAGTTCTTTAAAGGAAAGGTTACATCATTTTATGTAAAATATAGCATCATCATTCCTTCATTGGATGGTAATTATGTGCCTCATGGAAGATCCTCACGGTTTTACCCCGAACAAACAAttgatgatcattatagaaGAGAGGTATATCTTGGTGTCATTGATAAAATTCGGCAAGAGCTTGACAATCGGTTTGATGAGGTTAATATGGAGTTGCTTCTTTGCATGTCGGCTTTGAATCTGTTCAATTCATTTGCTTCTTATGATGCACACAAGATACTTAGACTTGCCAAGTTTTATCCCAAGGACATATCAAGTATGGATTTGATAAGACTTGAAATTCAACTTGATAACTTTATTCATGATATGAGAAGAGATGATAGATTCAAATGTCTAAACAATCTTGGGGAGCTCTCTATTAGgcttgttgaaacaaataaacatactCTTTATGATTTGGTGTACTTGCTTCTTAAATTGGTATTGATCCTACCGGTGGCGACGGCAAgtgttgaaagagtattttcTGCATTGAGTCTAGTGAAGAATAAATTGAGAAATAGTATGGGTGATGAGTTATTGAACGATTGTTTAGTCACATTTATTGAGCGTGATGTTTTTTGCAAGATAAGTGAGGATGATATAATCGAGAGTTTTATGGTCATGAGAAAGCGTAGAGTAGAGTTCTAG
- the LOC133898534 gene encoding uncharacterized protein LOC133898534: MTGCETCPGAQLGVGSRQPALQQPPASRGSALGRRADRRGADGRRQLPSCCSAASSTEQSAVSTVAVRRQTRPTASRGSPGRSSGCRSPPRRSGFADLGGRLSAGGAAARRSGRHPPVRALAARRGAAAAGAQLGVGRRQVPRSAAAGGAVVAQCGHEVGRASGVGEAASYGSARGELPFDGSNATELGTGALRQPVSEAAGGRAVGGSAAGGPAQGFSDSQMGSGRLGAP, encoded by the coding sequence ATGACGGGCTGTGAGACGTGCCCAGGCGCCCAGCTAGGGGTCGGCAGCCGCCAGCCGGCACTGCAGCAGCCACCAGCCAGCAGGGGGTCGGCACTCGGCAGACGGGCAGACCGCAGAGGCGCAGACGGGCGACGGCAACTGCCGAGCTGCTGCAGTGCGGCGAGTAGCACCGAGCAGTCAGCAGTGAGCACCGTAGCTGTGAGACGCCAGACGCGCCCAACAGCCAGCAGGGGGTCGCCGGGTCGGAGCTCAGGGTGTCGGTCGCCGCCTCGCCGGTCGGGATTCGCCGATTTGGGTGGTCGGCTGTCGGCAGGCGGCGCGGCAGCTCGACGCAGTGGCCGTCACCCGCCAGTCCGTGCCTTGGCGGCTCGACGCGGCGCTGCCGCGGCCGGTGCCCAGCTGGGGGTCGGCAGACGGCAGGTCCCGAGGTCCGCAGCTGCAGGTGGCGCTGTGGTGGCTCAGTGCGGCCACGAGGTGGGTCGGGCGTCAGGCGTCGGCGAGGCGGCGAGCTACGGTTCGGCGCGCGGCGAGCTACCGTTCGACGGTAGCAACGCGACGGAGCTTGGCACTGGCGCACTGCGGCAGCCGGTCAGCGAGGCGGCAGGGGGTCGGGCGGTCGGCGGCTCAGCGGCCGGCGGCCCGGCGCAGGGATTCTCAGATAGTCAGATGGGGAGTGGGAGGCTGGGAGCGCCGTGA